One Bradyrhizobium sp. CCGB12 genomic window carries:
- a CDS encoding alpha/beta hydrolase: MKSRNACLAFAAAVSLFATLDAAHAEPLKNIVLVHGAWVDASGWKPVYEILTKEGFHVTMVQEPETSFADDVTAAKRILDLQNGPTLLVGHSYGGSIITEAGVHPSVVGLVYVAAHAPDIGEDESALGKKTPSVLGKTEGVIKVTPDKFTYLDPVQFPKLFAPDLPRERAEFVARSQVPAAVQVFSTPLTAAAWKTKPSWGIVAGGDQIINPDLERWYYERAKSHTTVIPGASHSVYESHPKEVAAVITRAARSIDQQAAR, translated from the coding sequence ATGAAATCTCGCAACGCCTGCCTTGCCTTTGCCGCCGCCGTTTCGCTATTCGCGACCCTCGACGCGGCGCATGCGGAGCCCCTGAAGAACATCGTCCTGGTCCACGGCGCCTGGGTGGATGCATCCGGCTGGAAGCCGGTTTACGAGATCCTGACCAAGGAAGGTTTCCATGTCACCATGGTCCAGGAGCCGGAAACGTCGTTCGCCGATGACGTCACGGCAGCGAAACGGATCCTCGATCTCCAGAACGGCCCGACGCTTCTCGTCGGCCACTCCTATGGCGGCTCGATCATCACCGAGGCGGGCGTTCATCCCAGCGTCGTTGGCCTCGTCTACGTCGCCGCGCACGCGCCCGACATCGGCGAGGACGAATCGGCACTGGGCAAGAAGACACCGAGCGTGCTTGGAAAGACCGAAGGCGTCATCAAGGTCACGCCCGACAAGTTCACCTATCTCGATCCTGTGCAATTCCCGAAACTGTTCGCGCCCGATCTGCCGCGTGAGCGCGCCGAGTTCGTCGCACGCTCCCAGGTCCCGGCCGCGGTACAGGTGTTCAGCACGCCGCTGACGGCGGCGGCGTGGAAGACCAAGCCGAGCTGGGGCATCGTTGCCGGCGGCGATCAGATCATCAATCCTGACCTGGAACGCTGGTACTACGAGCGTGCCAAGAGCCACACCACGGTGATCCCGGGCGCGAGCCACTCGGTCTACGAATCGCATCCGAAGGAAGTGGCGGCTGTCATCACCCGGGCCGCACGCAGCATCGATCAACAGGCCGCCCGCTGA
- the mdcA gene encoding malonate decarboxylase subunit alpha yields MTSWQNNRAARDARIAAGAGLARGKIVDARDATRLLEAVIRPGDRVCLEGDNQKQADLLSRALLAVDLSRVNDLHMVQSGVVLPEHLDLFDRGVAKKLDYAYSGPQSARIARMLFGGKIELGAVHTYLELFARYFIDLTPHVALIAAVSADRDGNLYTGPNTEDTPTVVEATAFKDGVVIAQVNEIVEQVPRVDIPADRVHFIVKSDRPFFVEPLFTRDPAAITEGQILTAMLAIKGVYAPYGVQRLNHGIGFSTAAIELLLPTFGERLGLKGRIATHFALNPHPALIPAIESGWVRQIHSFGSEVGMDDYIRARSDVYFTGPDGSLRSNRAFCQTAGLYACDMFIGSTLQLDLEGNSSTVTTSRIAGFGGAPNMGADARGRRHPSAPWLKAGAEADPDGSALMRRGRKLVVQIGETFGDKNVPLFVEKLDAIELAEKLKLELAPVMIYGDDVTHIVTEEGVANLLLCRTAQEREQAIRGVAGYTDVGRRRDRAMVARLRERGVIRRPEDLGINPLDADRSLLAARSIKDLVRWSGGLYAPPSKFRNW; encoded by the coding sequence ATGACGAGCTGGCAAAACAACCGCGCCGCGCGTGATGCCCGCATCGCCGCAGGCGCAGGACTCGCTCGTGGCAAGATCGTGGACGCCCGCGACGCTACGCGTTTGCTGGAGGCCGTGATACGGCCCGGCGACCGGGTCTGCCTGGAAGGCGACAACCAGAAGCAGGCCGATCTGCTCAGCCGCGCGCTCCTCGCCGTCGATCTCTCTAGGGTCAACGATCTGCACATGGTGCAGTCGGGCGTCGTGCTCCCAGAGCATCTGGACCTGTTCGACCGCGGGGTCGCGAAGAAGCTCGACTATGCCTATTCCGGGCCGCAATCGGCCCGCATCGCGCGCATGCTGTTCGGTGGCAAGATCGAGCTGGGCGCGGTTCACACCTATCTCGAGCTGTTCGCCCGCTATTTCATCGACCTGACGCCGCACGTCGCGCTGATCGCCGCCGTCAGCGCCGATCGCGACGGAAACCTCTACACCGGTCCGAACACCGAGGATACGCCGACCGTGGTGGAGGCGACGGCGTTCAAGGACGGTGTCGTGATCGCCCAGGTCAACGAGATCGTCGAGCAGGTTCCCCGGGTCGACATCCCCGCGGACCGCGTCCATTTCATCGTCAAGTCGGACAGGCCGTTCTTTGTCGAGCCGCTGTTCACGCGTGATCCGGCCGCGATCACCGAGGGACAGATCCTGACCGCGATGCTCGCCATCAAGGGTGTCTATGCGCCCTATGGCGTGCAGCGGCTCAATCACGGCATCGGCTTCAGCACGGCCGCGATCGAACTCCTGCTGCCGACTTTCGGCGAGCGGCTCGGGCTCAAGGGCAGGATCGCGACCCATTTCGCACTGAACCCGCATCCCGCGCTCATTCCTGCGATCGAGTCAGGCTGGGTCCGGCAGATTCACTCGTTCGGCTCGGAGGTCGGCATGGATGACTACATCCGCGCCCGATCCGACGTCTACTTCACCGGTCCTGATGGTTCACTGCGCTCCAACCGCGCTTTCTGCCAGACCGCCGGGCTCTATGCCTGCGACATGTTTATCGGCTCGACCCTACAGCTCGATCTCGAGGGAAACTCGTCGACCGTCACCACCTCGCGCATCGCCGGGTTCGGCGGGGCCCCGAACATGGGTGCGGATGCGCGCGGGCGGCGTCACCCGAGCGCGCCCTGGCTGAAGGCCGGCGCGGAGGCCGATCCCGACGGCTCGGCCCTGATGCGCCGCGGCCGCAAGCTGGTGGTGCAGATCGGTGAGACCTTTGGCGACAAGAACGTGCCGCTGTTCGTCGAGAAACTCGATGCGATCGAGCTCGCGGAGAAGCTGAAGCTCGAGCTCGCGCCCGTCATGATCTATGGCGACGACGTCACGCATATCGTGACAGAGGAAGGCGTGGCCAACCTCCTGCTCTGCCGCACCGCGCAGGAGCGCGAGCAGGCGATCCGCGGGGTCGCCGGCTACACCGACGTCGGCCGAAGGCGAGATCGCGCCATGGTCGCGCGCCTGCGCGAGCGTGGCGTGATCCGACGGCCCGAAGATCTCGGCATCAATCCGCTCGACGCCGATCGCAGCCTGCTGGCGGCACGCTCGATCAAGGATCTCGTACGCTGGTCGGGCGGGCTCTACGCGCCGCCGTCGAAATTCAGGAACTGGTGA
- the mdcC gene encoding malonate decarboxylase acyl carrier protein codes for MEDLSFQHRVRARADGTRRSAIVGVVASGNLEVLVERVLPDAQCAVEIRTAAVGFGEVWNAVVDDFVERFSPGGLKFSINDGGARPDTVSLRLAQAVRSIAENGQ; via the coding sequence ATGGAAGATCTCAGCTTTCAACACCGGGTTCGCGCACGCGCGGATGGCACCAGGCGGAGCGCGATCGTCGGCGTGGTTGCCTCGGGCAATCTGGAAGTTCTGGTGGAGCGCGTATTGCCGGATGCGCAATGCGCGGTCGAGATCAGGACCGCGGCGGTGGGTTTTGGCGAGGTCTGGAACGCCGTGGTCGATGACTTCGTCGAGCGCTTTTCACCGGGCGGACTGAAGTTCTCCATCAATGATGGCGGCGCGCGTCCCGACACGGTGTCGCTTCGGCTGGCGCAGGCGGTGCGCTCGATCGCGGAGAACGGCCAATGA
- a CDS encoding biotin-independent malonate decarboxylase subunit beta: MTAPLKDIAPAERARSTSFNEASARRRLELLLDAGSFAEFIGPEQREVSPHLKIFDLPEQFDDGIVVGHGRLDGAPVFVAAQEGRFMGGAFGEVHGAKLTGLLRAAREIGTIPVLILFDTGGVRLQEANAGELAIAEIMRAVMEARSGGVKVIGLIGGRSGCYGGGGLIAGCCSALAVSEPGRIAVSGPEVIETNRGVEEFDARDRALVWRTMGGKHRRLLGAADVFVDDTVQDFREAALELIGSIGAFDLDRLKAEQARLTDRLRRFGACEDAIDIWTAEGIAHADTVPELPADQFIALVNRIGRNSHDAR; encoded by the coding sequence ATGACCGCCCCGCTCAAGGACATCGCCCCCGCCGAACGGGCCCGCAGCACCAGCTTCAACGAGGCGTCGGCGCGCAGGCGGCTCGAGCTGCTGCTGGATGCCGGCAGCTTCGCCGAGTTCATCGGGCCGGAACAGCGCGAGGTCAGTCCACATCTGAAGATATTCGATCTGCCCGAGCAGTTCGACGACGGCATCGTCGTTGGTCATGGCCGTCTCGATGGCGCGCCGGTGTTTGTCGCCGCGCAGGAAGGGCGCTTCATGGGCGGTGCCTTCGGCGAGGTGCACGGCGCCAAGCTGACGGGGTTGCTCCGCGCTGCGCGTGAGATCGGCACGATCCCCGTCCTGATCCTGTTCGACACTGGCGGCGTCCGGCTGCAGGAAGCCAATGCAGGCGAGCTCGCCATCGCCGAGATCATGCGAGCAGTGATGGAGGCGCGAAGCGGCGGCGTGAAAGTCATCGGCCTGATCGGTGGGCGCTCCGGCTGCTATGGCGGCGGTGGCCTGATTGCGGGCTGCTGCTCCGCGCTCGCCGTGTCGGAGCCGGGGCGCATCGCGGTCTCGGGCCCTGAGGTGATCGAGACCAATCGCGGCGTCGAGGAATTCGACGCGCGCGACCGGGCGCTGGTCTGGCGCACGATGGGCGGCAAGCACCGGCGGCTGCTCGGTGCGGCCGACGTCTTCGTCGACGACACGGTGCAGGATTTTCGCGAGGCCGCGCTCGAGCTGATCGGCTCGATCGGCGCCTTCGATCTCGATCGGCTGAAGGCCGAGCAGGCGCGTCTGACTGACAGGCTGCGCCGCTTCGGTGCTTGCGAAGACGCGATCGACATCTGGACCGCCGAAGGTATTGCGCATGCGGACACGGTGCCGGAATTGCCGGCCGACCAGTTCATTGCGCTCGTCAACAGGATCGGGAGGAACAGCCATGACGCTCGATGA
- the mdcE gene encoding biotin-independent malonate decarboxylase subunit gamma: protein MTLDDILASLFPDGHEVRNDGGVIAGSATLRSGGRMLVIGVADRTALGVDEAIRLSGHVLESIDRETGPILVLVDSDSQRMSKRDELLGLNEFLAHLAKVLIHADMNGRPTIGLLYGHSAAGALLATGLATRVLVGLPGAAPAVMDLPSMARVTKLSMEALEQKAKSTPVFAPGLSNLEQMGAVHMIWSDTAPLAGQLEALLAAMPAVHDRRDALGKARNGRPKAADIAERVRDLALQIR, encoded by the coding sequence ATGACGCTCGATGACATTCTCGCCTCGCTGTTTCCCGACGGCCATGAGGTCAGGAACGATGGCGGCGTCATTGCCGGCTCGGCGACGCTGCGGTCCGGCGGCAGGATGCTCGTCATTGGCGTTGCGGATCGGACCGCGCTCGGCGTCGACGAGGCGATCAGGCTGTCCGGACATGTCCTTGAGTCGATCGATCGGGAAACGGGACCGATCCTGGTGCTGGTCGACAGCGACAGCCAGCGTATGAGCAAGCGTGACGAGTTGCTCGGGCTCAACGAATTCTTGGCGCATCTGGCGAAGGTGCTGATCCATGCGGATATGAACGGCCGCCCGACCATCGGCCTTCTCTACGGCCATTCGGCGGCGGGAGCCCTGCTTGCGACGGGCCTTGCGACCCGCGTGCTGGTCGGATTGCCCGGCGCCGCCCCCGCGGTGATGGACCTGCCGTCGATGGCGAGGGTGACCAAGCTGTCGATGGAGGCCCTCGAGCAGAAGGCGAAATCGACCCCGGTCTTTGCCCCGGGTCTGTCCAATCTCGAACAGATGGGCGCCGTTCACATGATCTGGAGCGACACCGCCCCACTCGCCGGCCAGTTGGAGGCGCTGCTCGCGGCCATGCCGGCCGTGCATGATCGGCGCGACGCGCTCGGCAAGGCGCGGAATGGCCGGCCGAAGGCCGCCGATATTGCGGAGCGCGTTCGTGACCTCGCCCTGCAAATCCGCTGA
- the mdcG gene encoding malonate decarboxylase holo-[acyl-carrier-protein] synthase: MTSPCKSAERPAGRHDLVFVSPEGWRAMLATHGDLACDPLVLYWAELGWPTIRRRALPSETDGLALGLPLPPSAGKKRLSFLAGFDDIVAVARPPSLKEARASAPPCWRPTLDRLDELALRHSAHARVFGSLAWEKMTGLGYVTASSDIDLLFETRPETDLDRLVADLAAIEIEAPMRLDGELMRADGAAVNWREFSAGASELLVKSIAGVTLLDRDRFISGATGS, translated from the coding sequence GTGACCTCGCCCTGCAAATCCGCTGAGCGGCCGGCCGGCCGTCACGACCTCGTCTTTGTCAGCCCTGAAGGATGGCGCGCGATGCTCGCCACGCACGGCGATCTCGCCTGCGATCCCCTTGTCCTGTACTGGGCGGAACTGGGATGGCCGACGATCAGGCGTCGCGCGCTGCCATCCGAGACAGACGGTCTCGCACTGGGCCTGCCGTTGCCCCCCTCTGCCGGCAAGAAGCGGCTTTCCTTTCTCGCCGGCTTCGATGACATCGTCGCAGTTGCGAGGCCCCCGTCGCTGAAGGAAGCGCGTGCGTCCGCACCGCCGTGCTGGCGGCCGACGCTCGATCGGCTCGATGAGCTCGCGCTTCGCCATTCGGCGCACGCGCGCGTGTTTGGCAGCCTTGCATGGGAGAAGATGACCGGGCTCGGCTACGTAACCGCGAGCTCGGATATCGACCTCCTGTTCGAGACGCGCCCCGAAACCGATCTGGATCGTCTCGTCGCCGATCTGGCTGCGATCGAGATCGAAGCACCGATGCGGCTCGATGGCGAGCTGATGCGCGCCGATGGCGCCGCGGTAAACTGGCGCGAATTCAGTGCAGGTGCGAGCGAGCTTCTGGTCAAGAGCATCGCGGGCGTGACCCTTCTGGACAGGGACCGGTTCATTTCGGGAGCGACGGGATCATGA
- the mdcB gene encoding triphosphoribosyl-dephospho-CoA synthase MdcB — translation MITAALRGAEPLAPRRARIASDVTAIGDLAADCLVMELETWPKPGLVSHIDNGSHDDMDADTFRRSAAAIKPYLQCLADAGARGCGMGRLRIIGLEAERAMFAATSGVNTHRGAIFGLGLLCAAAGAKAGGLVDPALPLGDVVASLWGTGILDGPLLLHSHGSAVRRRFRAGGARLEAANGFPSIYRIGLPALRRTISAASADAEAARVEACFALIASVEDTNLLHRGGLDGLRFAHRAARQFIDAGGVRTEGWRARARSIHQDFVARRLSPGGSADLLAMSLFVDAHDAPDR, via the coding sequence ATGATCACCGCAGCTTTGCGAGGCGCTGAACCGCTCGCTCCACGCCGGGCGCGAATTGCGTCCGATGTCACCGCAATCGGCGATCTTGCCGCCGATTGTCTCGTCATGGAGCTGGAAACCTGGCCGAAGCCGGGGCTCGTGAGCCACATCGACAATGGCAGCCACGACGACATGGATGCCGATACGTTTCGCCGCAGCGCCGCGGCGATCAAGCCTTATCTTCAATGCCTTGCCGATGCGGGCGCGCGCGGTTGCGGCATGGGACGGCTGCGGATCATCGGCCTCGAAGCCGAGCGCGCCATGTTTGCAGCGACCTCGGGCGTCAACACCCATCGTGGCGCGATCTTCGGGCTCGGCCTGTTGTGCGCGGCGGCCGGTGCGAAGGCCGGCGGGCTGGTCGATCCGGCGCTGCCGCTCGGCGACGTCGTAGCGAGCCTCTGGGGCACCGGCATCCTCGACGGTCCGCTGCTGCTGCACAGCCATGGCAGCGCGGTGCGGCGCCGCTTTCGTGCGGGCGGCGCCCGTCTCGAGGCGGCGAACGGATTTCCCAGCATCTACCGGATCGGCTTGCCCGCCTTGCGGCGGACGATATCCGCCGCGTCAGCGGATGCGGAAGCAGCTCGGGTCGAGGCGTGCTTTGCCCTGATTGCGTCCGTGGAAGACACCAACCTGCTGCATCGCGGTGGGCTCGACGGGCTTCGCTTTGCGCATCGCGCGGCGCGCCAGTTCATCGACGCCGGCGGCGTGCGAACAGAGGGCTGGCGTGCACGCGCGCGGTCGATCCATCAAGACTTCGTCGCTCGTCGTCTCAGTCCGGGTGGATCGGCCGACCTTCTTGCCATGTCGCTCTTCGTCGACGCCCATGACGCGCCGGACCGATGA
- a CDS encoding malonate decarboxylase subunit epsilon translates to MTLALLCPGQGRQHREMFALTRDAPEAAHLFGRAATLLGGRDPRDLVHSETDEALHHNRPGQIMCTLQALAAAAALGDAVPNGVIVAGYSVGEVAAWGVGGLFEPAVTLDIVARRAEAMDAVTRVGDGLVFVRGLSRDDADRLCERYGAAIAIVNPGDAFVIGGRREALNAIALDAKAMHAARIVDLPVEVASHTPRLAEASAVFREILRSASVAFPPAGGARVLSGIDGAPIVSAEAGLDKLAAQASQTVQWESCLQACLEAGATPFLELGPGHALSRMVAGIWPDLPARSLDDFRSLEGVRTWLARHLGE, encoded by the coding sequence ATGACGCTCGCGCTCCTGTGCCCAGGACAAGGCAGGCAGCATCGGGAGATGTTCGCCCTCACGCGTGATGCGCCGGAAGCTGCGCACTTGTTCGGACGGGCGGCGACATTGCTGGGAGGCAGGGATCCGCGTGACCTCGTGCACAGCGAAACCGACGAAGCTCTACATCACAACCGTCCTGGCCAGATCATGTGCACCTTGCAGGCGCTGGCCGCCGCGGCGGCACTCGGCGATGCCGTTCCGAATGGCGTCATCGTCGCCGGCTACAGCGTCGGCGAGGTCGCAGCCTGGGGCGTGGGCGGCTTGTTCGAACCGGCGGTGACGCTCGACATCGTCGCGCGCCGGGCAGAAGCCATGGATGCGGTCACACGCGTCGGCGATGGACTGGTCTTCGTGCGCGGCCTTTCGCGCGACGACGCCGACCGGCTTTGTGAGCGCTACGGTGCGGCGATCGCCATCGTCAATCCCGGCGATGCCTTTGTGATCGGTGGTCGCCGGGAGGCATTGAACGCGATTGCCTTGGATGCGAAGGCGATGCATGCAGCAAGGATCGTCGATCTGCCTGTCGAGGTTGCCTCCCACACCCCACGGCTCGCCGAAGCCTCGGCCGTGTTTCGCGAGATCCTGCGGTCGGCATCCGTGGCGTTCCCGCCGGCCGGCGGCGCGCGCGTCCTGAGCGGCATCGACGGCGCTCCCATCGTCTCCGCCGAGGCGGGGCTCGACAAGCTCGCCGCGCAGGCATCGCAAACCGTACAGTGGGAAAGCTGCCTGCAAGCCTGTCTGGAGGCGGGCGCCACGCCGTTTCTCGAACTTGGACCGGGACATGCGTTGAGCAGGATGGTTGCGGGCATCTGGCCCGATCTTCCGGCACGTTCGCTGGATGATTTCAGGAGTCTTGAGGGCGTGCGCACGTGGCTTGCGCGCCATCTCGGCGAATAG
- a CDS encoding helix-turn-helix domain-containing protein: MFTDMQAASARLTYQPSPREPDFPQGSRAFSLERRWRQPEQRTGHARQDIMISRWTYPQAGVRREEATTPPDRYFFAIALKTTRLKLTRGAQTIFDGIMPAGTLYVGAPSKQLCAQFHAPCDFLHFHVPANCLPSPEPGRDPVTPDGLNDLVLLRDPFAGQLAKALTEHGHLVDQEFVRCIAQTLAMHVARRELPRTKVNALPKWRLRRIEEYVRTHFDHGISLSDLAGVAGLSRMHFAAQFRAATGYRPREYLLHQRIEHAKSLLLNSETPLAEVALAVGFCTQAHFSTVFKRITGDTPARWRCASRNALVSPGPAADDPASGRSAVSRVLPADLS, from the coding sequence ATGTTCACCGATATGCAAGCGGCGAGCGCCCGGTTGACGTATCAACCCAGCCCTCGCGAACCGGATTTTCCTCAGGGGTCACGCGCATTCTCCCTTGAGCGAAGATGGCGCCAGCCCGAGCAACGCACGGGCCATGCGCGCCAGGACATCATGATCTCGCGTTGGACCTACCCGCAGGCGGGCGTCAGGCGGGAGGAAGCGACGACGCCTCCCGACCGATACTTCTTCGCCATCGCCCTGAAGACGACCCGTCTCAAGCTGACCAGAGGTGCTCAAACCATATTCGATGGCATCATGCCGGCGGGCACGCTCTATGTCGGCGCGCCGTCGAAGCAGCTCTGCGCACAGTTTCATGCGCCATGCGACTTCCTGCACTTCCACGTCCCCGCCAATTGCCTTCCGTCTCCGGAACCGGGAAGAGATCCGGTCACGCCCGATGGCCTGAACGATCTCGTTCTGCTGCGCGACCCGTTCGCCGGGCAACTCGCAAAGGCGCTGACCGAACACGGCCATCTGGTCGACCAGGAATTCGTGCGCTGCATCGCTCAGACTCTGGCGATGCATGTGGCCCGGCGCGAACTGCCGCGCACGAAGGTCAACGCCCTACCGAAATGGCGTCTCCGCCGCATCGAGGAATATGTCAGGACACATTTCGACCACGGCATCAGCCTGTCGGATCTTGCCGGCGTCGCCGGATTATCGCGGATGCACTTTGCGGCGCAGTTCCGGGCCGCGACCGGATACCGGCCGCGCGAATACCTGCTGCATCAGCGCATCGAGCATGCAAAATCCCTGCTGTTGAATTCCGAGACACCCTTGGCCGAGGTGGCGCTGGCGGTCGGCTTTTGCACGCAGGCGCATTTCTCCACCGTCTTCAAGCGGATTACGGGCGACACCCCGGCACGCTGGCGATGCGCCAGCCGGAACGCGCTGGTCTCGCCCGGGCCGGCTGCGGACGATCCGGCTTCGGGGCGCAGCGCCGTGTCTCGTGTCCTGCCGGCGGACCTTTCGTGA